The DNA window TATTTCAATTAAAGGTGATGACATCGAGTCTAACTGGATTTCTCCGTCTGATATAGAACTCGTTGTGAGAGCTCCGTATAAAGGAGTTTCTGATTCGAATAGATTTTGTGTTTCTTTACTCGTCAAACTTATTTTATAGCCTTCTAATTGTTCTTGACCATCTTGTTTTTTGTTTGTAGTGACTCCATGTTGAATCATGTACGCTTGGGATTTTTTTAATGTAGCGGGAATTGCTTCTTTTGCTATAGGTTGTCGCTTTTTATAAGCCTCGTACAAAGTCATTGTCATTTCTTTTAGTTGAGAGTTAAAGTGTGTCATAGGTTAGCCTCCTTCATAAGCTATAACCTATAACATAACATTTTATCAGTTTATTTTGAATGTTTTGGGTGTTTTTCAATTTTATAGTACATAAAAGTAAACAGATAAGAAGTGACATAGACTACCGAAGAGAATGAAGAGATGGAAAATTTCGTGAAACCCTAAGTATTTAGAAGATAGGAAGTTTGGTTTGATTCCATAAATAATACCGCCAACTGTATAAGAAACACCACCAGCAACAAGTAAAAGCAAACCTGTTAAAGAAAGACTGTCTGCTAAAGGAACAACTGCAAAAATGATAATCCAGCCCATCGCGATATAAATCGCAGTAGACAGCCATCTTGGTGAATGAAACCAAACCATTTTAAAGAAAATGCCGCTGAGACCTAGAATAGTGACAAGTGTAAACAAGGTCCAACCGAGTGTTCCCCCGAGCGCAATAAGACAAAAAGGGGCATAAGATCCTGCGATTAAAGCGAAAATCATGGAGTGATCGAGTTTTCGTAAAAAGGCAATAATATAAGGTTGAGAAAGGGCGGAATGGTAAATGGTTGAAGCGCTATATAAAAAGATTAAGCTAATACCAAAAATAGAAACAGCTGCTACGTGTAAGGCAGGTTGTCCGGCATAGGCCGTCTTGATGACCATTGCTAATAAGGCGGCTAAAGACAATAAGGCACCTACTAAATGTGACAAAGCGTTAAATGGTTCTCGGATGTATGTGTTCATATAAAAAGCTCCTCACTTCATGTAGTTATCGAAACTACTTATAAAGATACTCGCATTATGTTTTGGAGTCAAGTTTGGAGAAAAAATGATAATGATGTAAAATAGCGAGTATGAAATACCTCAGGGAGTGTGCGGATATATGGAGAATGCAAATAAACTTATCGATGAAATGGCTTTTCACAATCAAGTTTTACCAGAAGACATTCCGAAAATTGATTTGTATATTGATCAAGTGATTCAGTTGTTTGAATCTAGTTTCGCTGAAACAAAGCGACAGCCAGATGAAAAAATTCTTACGAAAACAATGATTAATAATTACGCAAAAGGCAAGTTGTTTTATCCGATTCAGAATAAAAAGTATAGTCGTGATCACATTATGCTAATCAGTTTGATTTATCAGATGAAAAGCACGTTATCAATCAATGATGTGAAGCGGGTATTAGAAGGTATAAATGAAAGAGCAGAGCAAAAAGAGATTGATCTTGAACAATTCTATCAACACTATCTAAACCTTCAGCAAAATAATATAGAACTTTTTAGAACCGGCTTAACGCAACAAGCAGAAGATGCTGCCGCAAAAATCGCAGATGTTGAGGAATCTGAAGAATTGGAGCGAGTTTTGTTAATTGCATCACTAGTGCATACGAGCAATCTTTACCGGAGAGCCGCAGAGAAACTGGTTGATGAAATGGTGGAAGGGAGCAACTCGTAATGGGGAAAATTTTAATTGATGCAGATGGTTGTCCCGTTGTGTCACAAACAATTGAGTTGGCGAAAGTTTATCAATTGCCGGTGGTTTTAATTTGTGACACTTCTCATGAAATGCATCGAGAGGGTGCAGAGACTATAACGGTATCCAAAGGGGCTGATGCTGTAGATTTCGTTCTTGTAAACCGAGTAAAAAAAGGCGATATAGTGGTCACACAAGACTATGGACTTGCAGCAATGGTACTTGCCAAACGCGGAGTTCCAATCGATCAAAACGGTCGCGTATATTCGGATGAGAACATTGAACAATTGCTTCATGGGCGTCATGTTGCGAAAAAGATTCGCCAAGGCGGGGGTAGGATGAAGGGACCGAAAAAACGACAACCTGAAGATAATGAAAAATTCCAAGCGGCTTTAACTCAATTATTGATACAAGCGAAAGAAAAAGAAGAAATGCCTGGCACATAAAGTCGCCAGGCATTTCTTTTGTTGTTTTAGCGTTTAAATGGTCCAGCGATCATTAATAATCGCGACTAAAATCCACTGTCCGCTAGTGTTTTTCTCGAATACCATACTCAGGCTTTGCCAATCCATTCCATCGTACTGTTCGGTACCTGGATAATGGTATTCAACAATCATCGCTTCGGGATAGAGTTGGTGGATAAACTCATGAGCGGTTGGTTGAGTCGTTCTTCCATACCGATCTTTGTCGGTATAAGTGGCATTCATCAAGTATTGATCATAGTACTCGGCAGGCGTTAAGTTGATTTCAAAACCGCTACCGTCTTCGTATCCCCATAAATAATCATTGGGGTTAGTCATGAAGTTTGGAAGTTGTGCTTTAGTAAAAGTAACACCGCCGTTATCGAGACATCCTCCACTGTACGGACAGAAGGTCAATCCGTCTGCAGAACTTGTATAAGTGGCTACATCAGCAAAGTCCTTTGCTTTTAGCTCCGCTAAAATTTTGTTGGCTGTAGAAAGCAGTTTCTGCTTTTCTGGGATAAACACAGGATCAACGGCGCGAGCCAAAAATGCAGCAAATTGGGCACGAGTTACTGGTGTGTCAGGTCGGAACGTGTTATCTGGATAACCACGTGCAACGCCATAATGAGCGAGTCTAGACACAGCATCAAATGCAAAATGCTTTTTCTTCATATCCTTGAACATATTGTCTGGTGCTGTTGGGAAATAGAAAGCTCTGTCTAGCATAGCGGCAGTCTGACCACGAGTAACCGTCCAATCAGGACGGAAATACTTATTCGGGAAACCAAAAATGATTTCCTTTTCAGCAGCCGAAGCAATGTAACCGGAAAACGGATGACTTGAAGGAACATCTTTAAAGCCGGTAGAGCGAGCTGTGTCGTCTAAATAAATAGCTCGTCCGATCATTGCAATAGCATGGGCACGAGTGACAGGATCATTTGGTCTGAAGGTACCATCAGGATAACCATTAATGATGCCCTCTTCATAAAG is part of the Planococcus sp. PAMC 21323 genome and encodes:
- a CDS encoding YaiI/YqxD family protein — encoded protein: MGKILIDADGCPVVSQTIELAKVYQLPVVLICDTSHEMHREGAETITVSKGADAVDFVLVNRVKKGDIVVTQDYGLAAMVLAKRGVPIDQNGRVYSDENIEQLLHGRHVAKKIRQGGGRMKGPKKRQPEDNEKFQAALTQLLIQAKEKEEMPGT
- the trhA gene encoding PAQR family membrane homeostasis protein TrhA; amino-acid sequence: MNTYIREPFNALSHLVGALLSLAALLAMVIKTAYAGQPALHVAAVSIFGISLIFLYSASTIYHSALSQPYIIAFLRKLDHSMIFALIAGSYAPFCLIALGGTLGWTLFTLVTILGLSGIFFKMVWFHSPRWLSTAIYIAMGWIIIFAVVPLADSLSLTGLLLLVAGGVSYTVGGIIYGIKPNFLSSKYLGFHEIFHLFILFGSLCHFLSVYFYVL
- a CDS encoding DUF1836 domain-containing protein; this encodes MENANKLIDEMAFHNQVLPEDIPKIDLYIDQVIQLFESSFAETKRQPDEKILTKTMINNYAKGKLFYPIQNKKYSRDHIMLISLIYQMKSTLSINDVKRVLEGINERAEQKEIDLEQFYQHYLNLQQNNIELFRTGLTQQAEDAAAKIADVEESEELERVLLIASLVHTSNLYRRAAEKLVDEMVEGSNS
- a CDS encoding S-layer homology domain-containing protein — its product is MFSSFLTPANAIVLFDDVNADHPFAFEIAYLYEEGIINGYPDGTFRPNDPVTRAHAIAMIGRAIYLDDTARSTGFKDVPSSHPFSGYIASAAEKEIIFGFPNKYFRPDWTVTRGQTAAMLDRAFYFPTAPDNMFKDMKKKHFAFDAVSRLAHYGVARGYPDNTFRPDTPVTRAQFAAFLARAVDPVFIPEKQKLLSTANKILAELKAKDFADVATYTSSADGLTFCPYSGGCLDNGGVTFTKAQLPNFMTNPNDYLWGYEDGSGFEINLTPAEYYDQYLMNATYTDKDRYGRTTQPTAHEFIHQLYPEAMIVEYHYPGTEQYDGMDWQSLSMVFEKNTSGQWILVAIINDRWTI